In Pristiophorus japonicus isolate sPriJap1 chromosome 2, sPriJap1.hap1, whole genome shotgun sequence, one genomic interval encodes:
- the LOC139233153 gene encoding heparan sulfate glucosamine 3-O-sulfotransferase 1-like has product MATLFLGLFLFLLHPVVVPSRPAFDLNREVPFPTLRYVLQNNLSNHTVFQPTVFANGTIQRLPQTIIIGVRKGGTRALLEMLNLHPEVTAAENEIHFFDWEGNYQKGLQWYSSQMPIAYPQQTTVEKTPAYFTSHKVPERIYNMNQTVRLLLILRDPTERVISDYTQVSFNRMQKHKPFQSIEQLLIKDNRINVDYKAINRSLYYIHMQNWLKYFPLGQIHIVDGDKLIRDPLPEMEKVEKFLRLSPRITKSNFYFNKTKGFYCLRDGGEERCLHHSKGRTHPQVDSAVLNKLRGFFSEPNLKFFELVGRTFDWH; this is encoded by the coding sequence ATGGCTACTTTGTTTCTAGGGCTTTTTCTTTTCCTGCTCCATCCGGTGGTTGTGCCTTCCAGGCCGGCTTTCGATCTGAACCGCGAGGTCCCgtttcccaccctgcggtacgtGTTGCAAAACAACCTTTCCAACCACACCGTCTTCCAGCCGACCGTTTTTGCCAACGGTACCATTCAGCGACTTCCCCAGACCATAATCATCGGAGTGAGGAAAGGTGGGACTCGGGCTTTGCTGGAGATGCTGAACCTCCACCCGGAAGTCACAGCCGCGGAAAATGAAATCCATTTCTTTGACTGGGAAGGGAATTACCAGAAGGGTCTTCAGTGGTACAGCAGTCAAATGCCAATCGCCTATCCCCAGCAGACCACGGTTGAAAAGACACCGGCCTACTTCACTTCACACAAAGTGCCTGAAAGAATCTACAACATGAACCAAACTGTTCGGCTCCTTCTAATACTGAGGGACCCAACCGAGAGAGTTATCTCGGACTACACTCAGGTGTCATTCAATCGGATGCAAAAGCACAAACCGTTCCAGTCGATCGAGCAGCTGCTGATTAAAGATAACCGGATCAACGTTGACTACAAGGCAATTAATCGCAGCTTGTATTATATCCATATGCAAAACTGGCTGAAGTACTTCCCTCTCGGCCAAATTCACATTGTAGACGGGGACAAGTTGATCAGAGACCCCTTGCCAGAAATGGAAAAAGTGGAGAAATTCCTGAGGCTCTCGCCGCGGATTACTAAGTCCAATTTTTACTTCAACAAAACAAAAGGATTTTACTGCCTCCGAGATGGCGGGGAGGAAAGGTGTTTGCACCACTCTAAAGGGAGAACACACCCGCAAGTAGACTCCGCTGTGCTCAACAAGTTACGCGGCTTCTTCAGTGAACCAAACCTGAAATTCTTCGAATTGGTTGGCAGAACATTCGATTGGCATTAA